Proteins encoded within one genomic window of Nonomuraea gerenzanensis:
- the moeZ gene encoding adenylyltransferase/sulfurtransferase MoeZ, translating to MSLPPLVEPADELTVDEVRRYSRHLIIPDVGMAGQKRLKNAKVLCVGAGGLGSPALMYLAAAGVGTLGIIDFDVVDESNLQRQIIHGQSDVGRLKAESAAASVREINPLVDVVIHNTALTTENVMEIFSGYDLIVDGTDNFATRYMVNDAAVLLGKPYVWGSIYRFDGQASVFWAEHGPCYRCLYPEPPPPGMVPSCAEGGVLGVLCASIGSIQVNEAIKLLTGIGDPLVGRLMIYDALEMKYRDVKVRKDPECVLCGKNPTVTELLEDYEAFCGAISDEAAEAASGSTITALELKGMMDRGENIYVVDVREPNEYEIVSIPGATLIPKGEFLNGSALEKLPQDKKIVLHCKSGARSAEALAVVKSAGFADAVHVGGGVLSWVKTVDPSLPSY from the coding sequence AGAAGCGGCTGAAGAACGCCAAGGTGCTGTGTGTGGGCGCCGGGGGCCTGGGCTCGCCCGCGCTGATGTACCTCGCGGCGGCGGGCGTCGGCACCCTCGGCATCATCGACTTCGACGTGGTCGATGAGTCCAACCTGCAGCGCCAGATCATTCACGGCCAGTCCGACGTGGGCAGGCTGAAGGCCGAGAGCGCCGCGGCGTCGGTCCGCGAGATCAACCCGCTGGTCGACGTCGTGATCCACAACACGGCGCTGACCACCGAGAACGTGATGGAGATCTTCTCCGGCTACGACCTCATCGTCGACGGCACGGACAACTTCGCCACGCGTTACATGGTGAACGACGCGGCGGTGCTGCTCGGCAAGCCGTACGTCTGGGGTTCGATCTACCGCTTCGACGGCCAGGCGAGCGTGTTCTGGGCCGAGCACGGCCCCTGCTACCGCTGCCTCTACCCGGAGCCCCCGCCTCCCGGCATGGTGCCGTCGTGCGCCGAGGGCGGCGTGCTCGGCGTGCTGTGCGCCTCGATCGGCTCGATCCAGGTGAACGAGGCCATCAAGCTGCTCACCGGCATCGGTGACCCGCTGGTCGGCCGCCTGATGATCTACGACGCCCTGGAGATGAAGTACCGCGACGTCAAGGTCCGCAAGGACCCCGAGTGCGTGCTGTGCGGCAAGAACCCGACGGTCACCGAGCTGCTCGAGGACTACGAGGCGTTCTGCGGCGCGATCTCCGACGAGGCCGCCGAGGCCGCCAGCGGCTCCACGATCACCGCGCTGGAGCTCAAGGGCATGATGGACCGCGGCGAGAACATCTACGTCGTGGACGTCCGCGAGCCCAACGAGTACGAGATCGTCTCGATTCCCGGCGCCACGCTGATCCCGAAGGGCGAGTTCCTCAATGGCTCCGCCCTGGAGAAGCTGCCGCAGGACAAGAAGATCGTGCTGCACTGCAAGTCCGGTGCGCGCTCCGCCGAGGCGCTCGCGGTCGTCAAGAGCGCGGGCTTCGCCGACGCCGTGCACGTCGGCGGCGGCGTGCTGAGCTGGGTCAAGACCGTCGACCCCAGCCTGCCCAGCTATTAA